The Sesamum indicum cultivar Zhongzhi No. 13 linkage group LG6, S_indicum_v1.0, whole genome shotgun sequence genomic interval TAAGGTTCACTTGCAGGGTTGCATCTTTTACGGGCAGCCTGAGCCGCCGGCGCCCTGTACGTGTCCGCTGCGGCAGGCGTGGGGCAGCCTGGATGCCCTTATTGGGAGGCTGCGCGCCGCCTACGAGGAGAACGGCGGATCGCCGGAGACCAACCCCTTTGCTAGTGGTGCAATAAGGATTTACTTGAGGGAAGTGAAGGAGTGTCAGGCAAAGGCAAGAGGGATCCCttataagaagaagaagaagaaaggcCCTGGAAAGCCTGATGGTGAATCCCACTCTTCTTCCATGCCCTTCTCCTGATTCCAATTTCCAGGTAAATTGATGCTCCCTTTATCTTTTAATTCGACATGACTTCAACTGGGATCGGTCGATTGgttatatatacactatttTTGCCTTGATTGCATGTATGTATTTCCATTATGTATCAAGGTTCAGGTCTTTACGAGGTTGTCATTATAAGAAAATGGCTGTCGCTATGAGAAAATGGCTCAATAAGTTTGAGAAAACTTGATGCTAAAGTCGGTACCgaacaaattaatttggaaaattcttattaaattcattgataatctacattatttaataagaaatttatttgcTAACGAATTTAACAATGAATTTAgcaagaatttaaataatttattcttaaatttattggtaagtaaattttttgtattaaataatataaattaacgaTGAATTTAgtaagaattttctttgttaattaGCTCGATACTGATTTTAGAATCAATTCTTCTCgtagttattgaattattttctgGTAGTGTATATATCTCTGTTACAGATCTTAATCCAAGAAGACGAACAAGAACAAGGACTGTAAATAATCCCGAAAGAGAAATAGAAACGAAAGAATTCTTGTGTTTCAAGAAAAACAGTACTGGTCTAGATGTTTATATATGGGATAGAAACAAATTGAGAACAGACAATGTATTTACATGAGCACTGACGATGAGTTAACATCATTTCCCCACCATAAACCCTAGCTCGAACCATCCATGACAAAACTCTTACAACACAAACAAACCCTGAACTGTCTGCAAGAAAATGCAGTGTTTTTAGAAATTCCGTTAATGCAATAATTATGATCCCACACCAATTCAGGAATTAACGACAACATTAATTAGCTCAGATTATTGGCGTCGACGTTTTTTTGTCACTGACATCAGGTAGAAAGAAGATCTTGGCCTTTCTTTTCAAGTACTTTttcccaaaataaaaagaaaaaaaaaacaagaaataggAAGATCCCACCAATTTTGAGTACCTCTCCATTGCGTGTCAGCCTTCCATTTTTCCAGCATCTTTTGAGATTGTGGGCAGATCTTTTGCCCCCACAGATTGTCATTTGTGTTAGAGGGTTTAGGGTGGGGGACGCATTTGCATGTTTTATATCAAGAATCAGCActtttatcatcattttttacctacttttgttaaaaattcCATTAATCCGATTCAACCtaattatagtatttaatttcGTCCCCATgcatacatatacacacatacatatatctatatatgtctttTTTGTGGGCTTTCATGTCTCATCATTACATTATTCCCTCAGTGTAGGGCGTGTACGAGAAACCAGAAATGCATATTTAATTCTACCTTTTGATGGATCTTCTGCTGTTCAACAGCCCCAATAGCAGTATTTCCCACtaaataattctatttttttaatccagAAACAAGAAATATCTCTATGGTTAATTGTCCTTACCATCTTTACTAGATTGCCTCACTGTCTGTTCAGATTCTGTGGGACATCACAATTATTCAAGTTTGTCCTAatgcttaatttatttatttttcatttaaaaaaaccaTTCTAAAGTTCTTGaggttaattattattattcccAGCTTTACAATTCTTTATTCTGCAAGAATGATGTGCATggtttgattctttttctgCAGTGCAGAAACTGGGTTACATACATCAATTTTGAGGCTTCATCCTTGTCTGTCTCTCATTTAGTTTTCTTCATTTGCTATATAATAAGGCCTCAAGTACCGAAATTTAGCAATACGTCGAGCTTATTTAGAGCTGTGGGCATGTTGAAGGTGGAATTCGGTATTCGATATATAGTatcattataagaaaataactcaaaagctatgaaagaaaattaatactGAAACTAGTATTAAGttaattagcaaataaaattcttattaaatttgttgctAATATACACTAACAACGAATTCCACAATTTCGCAGAGAATATATGTCATTACTATTAACGTTATTTCTTGTACTGTATCtaagatatttgtaaaattttgggTTCTACAATTACTCGACAGTAGTTTAGAATATAATTTGCattatttcccttttttcGCCTTTT includes:
- the LOC105165630 gene encoding protein LIGHT-DEPENDENT SHORT HYPOCOTYLS 10, with product MERGKDLAEGSPSGGDPAAAAAAPSRYESQKRRDWNTFGQFLKNQRPPVALPQCNSNHVLDFLRYLDQFGKTKVHLQGCIFYGQPEPPAPCTCPLRQAWGSLDALIGRLRAAYEENGGSPETNPFASGAIRIYLREVKECQAKARGIPYKKKKKKGPGKPDGESHSSSMPFS